Below is a window of Paenibacillus bovis DNA.
CTCGTGAAGAAGCGTATCGGATGCATGGCAGTGATTATACGCTGCTGAATCTGGATGAAAAAGGACGCAGTCTGCCGGATCTCGCTCATCTCGTCGACAGCGTCAAGCGTGATTCCGATCATCTCGGCATGATCAATGGACATCCTGTACTGCTGCTGTCCAATGCCAATCATGAAGAAGCACTGCTCGTGATCAACCGTCTGCATCTTCACAGCGTCAGTGCCCATGTACTGCAGGAGGAGATCGCCTATGCTTAGTCTCCTGCTGCTGTATTACGTACTAGCAGCGGTATACAGCGTACTGCGCTGGAAATACCGCGACCGCTGCGGAGAAGATACAGCCGGAGCGATTACGCTGGTCGTTCTGCTGCCTTTATTTGGCCTGTTTATCTCGCTGCTGCGGGATGGGCTGCGCTCCGGCTATCTGCGTCTGTCCCGCTCCACCGGACATCTGACCGATGAAGTGGCGGACGATCAGCCAGTACGTGTATTCCGTACACTCGACGTGCGCAAAGAAAGCAATCTGGTTCCTCTGGAAGAAGCGCTGCTCGTCAATGACCATACCAGCCGCCGCCGGCTGATGCTGGACTTCCTCAAAGATGATCCCGGTGCGATGATGCCGCTGCTCGAACAGGCGGTCAGCAACGAAGATACCGAGACTTCCCATTACGCGGTAACGGCTGTCGTGGAGATCAAGCGCAAACTGACCCTTTCGATCCAGCATTATTCGGTTCGTTATGAACAGGGGGATCGCTCGGTCGCCATGCTGGGTGAATATGCGGAAGCGATCCGCCAGTATATGCACAGCGGATTTATGGACCGTCCTACCCGCCGCACCTATCTGTCCACCTACGCCCGTCTGCTCGGTGAACTGATCGAGGCAGGCGGCGGAGATGAACAGGTATTCAATGCCAAGATCCATAGCGAGATGGAGCTGGAACGCCCCGATCTCGCCCTTCAGTATGAACAGAAATTCCGTGAAGCACATACCGACAGCGAACAGCCGTATCTGACCGCGCTGCAGCTGTATTATGACCTGCAGATGAAAGAAGCTTTTTTCCAGACCCTGCAGGCACTCAAGCAATCCAATATCAAAGTATCCAATACGGGCCTGAATGTTATTCGATACTGGTCGGAAAAAGGTGCGTAACCCATGAAATTCTCATTTAAATTAACCACGCAGGTCTACGCCATGCTGGCTTTTATGCTGGTCATGGCGCTGATCATCCAGGCTTCGCGTTCCGATGCCATTCTCCATATGAAAGGCAATCAGAACCATATCCAGGACATTTCCGGGATCAAGCAGACCAATGCACTCACGCCGGAGCAGACGACGGCGCTGCAGGGAGAACGACAGCTGCTGCTTTTGTTCAATCCCAAAGACAGTGCCAGTGTCAAAATCAAAAACAATGCCGAGCATATGCTGAACTATATGAAAATCCGCTTCGATGCGATCGATGTCAGCGCCATGCCGACCGATATAACAGCCTACGACGGCGTCATCCTGACGCTGTCCAGTCTGTCCCAGCTGCCAAGTACCGGCTGGATCGACAGTTATGTACAAAATGGCGGCAGCCTGCTGTTCACTTCCATGCCCCAGATCGATCAGGCGTTGTATCAGAATTACCGCAAAATGGGCATTATCGAGCTGGGTGGCTATCTGACGTCTACCGGGCTGGAAATGAAAAGCAATGTGCTGCTCCATAACAAGGATGCCAAATATTCGCCGGAACTGATCCAGAACGGCTCGATCCGTGTACGTCTGGGCAGTGACAGCATCGTTCATGCTACCAGTGACGAGAACGTTCCACTGCTATGGGAGACGCCTTATGGCAAAGGCAAATTCGTTGTGTTCAACGGATCGATGTTCCAGGAAAAGACCAGCCGCGGCGTACTGTCCGGGGCGATCAGCCTGATGCTGCCGGATACCATCTATCCGGTGCTCAATGTGGAATTGATGTATATTGACGACTTCCCGGCACCGATTCCGGCAGGCACCAATGACAAGGTCTATCAGGAATACCACCGTAACACTTCCCGTTTTTATAAAGATATCTGGTGGCCGGATATGCTAAAAATCGCTGCCGAGCATAATCTGAAATATACCGGCGTCGTCATCCAGACATACAACAACCAGGTCAAACCGCCATTCGGCGCGCCTACCGATGCAGACGGTCTTAACCTGACGCTGTTCGGACGCGAGCTGATCAAGCAGGGCGGAGAAATTGGTGTGCATGGATACAATCACCAGTCGCTGACCACGAATGAACGGATTGCAGGCAGCTTTGGCTATAACGCCTGGCCGGACCGCAAGAGCATGTCCGAATCAATCACCAGCGTACTGAACTTTATCCATCAGTCTTTTGTAAATTACAAAGTGATGACCTACGTGCCGCCATCCAATGCACTCGACGCCGATGGACGGGCAGCGCTGAAGAGCAGCTGGCCGGATCTGAAAAGCATCTCCTCCGTCTACAGTGAAGATCCGGAGAACCGCTCTTATGTGCAGGAATTCGAGATTGCCGATGACGGTATTGCCGAGCTGCCGCGTATTTCGTCCGGCTTTATGAAGGATGAATTCAATGACTGGGCAACGGCCAATGCCGTGACTTCACTCGGTGTATTCTCCCACTTTGTCCATCCGGATGATATTCTCGATCCGGACCGCAGTCACTCCTACAACTGGGAGCAGATGCGCGACATGTTCGAGAAATATATCAGCCAATCGGTGCAGCAATATAGCTGGCTGCGTCCGATGACCGCTTCCCAGGCAGCGGTTGAGCTGCAAAAGTACCAGATCAGCGAACCGCACTTTGTGCACAAGGATAACGAAATTGACGGGTATATCAATCATTTCCCGGAAGGTTCCCTCTTCTATGTACTACGTACCGACCGGCCAATCACGACCCAGGAGAACTGCAAAGTGACCCGAATTGACAGCGGGTCGTATCTGGTGGAAGTGACTCAGGATCAATTCAGGATCGGTTTGGGGGACAAGAAACAATGAGAATCTGTATTGTAGCGGAAGGGTCGTACCCTTATGTGACCGGCGGGGTGTCCAGCTGGATTCATTCCCTGGCCCGCAATATGCCGGAGCATGAGTTTGTGATCTATGCGATCGCCGCGGAACGCAAGCAAAAAGGGCAGTTCAAATATACACTGCCCGACAATATTGTCGAAGTACAGGAGATTTTCCTGGATGAATATATGCAGCTGGAAGGCGAATGGGGACATCACCTCCGTCTCACGCCGGAGCAGCGCCAATCGATCAAAACACTGATTTCCGGTGAAGGCGATCTGGACTGGAGCCGGATTTTCAGCGTGCTCTGTGATCCCAAGCTGAGCAATGCCGCCAATTTTCTTATGAGCCGTGATTTCTTTGATATTATGAGCCAGCTATGTGAAGAGAAGTACGAGCAGCTTCCTTTTACAGAAATGTTCTGGACAGTACGCTCGATGGTACTGCCGCTGCTGCTGACGGTGCAAAAGCCGCTGCCGCAGGCGGATCTGTATCATGCTGTATCTACCGGTTATGCCGGCGTACTCGCCAGCCTCGCCAAGTATCTGTATGGCAAACCGGTGATGCTGACCGAACACGGTATCTATTCGCGTGAACGGGAAGAAGAGATTATCAAGGCCGACTGGGTCGATGGATATTTCAAAGATATCTGGATTCGTTACTTCTATACCCTGTCCACCTGCGCGTACCAGTATGCGGATGAAGTCATTACCCTGTTCAACCGCAATCGGGAAATCCAGATCGAACTGGGCTGTGAAGCGGACAAAATCCGTATTATCCCGAACGGGGTGACAGCAGAGGATTACGAGAATCTGCAGGCCAAGGCTCCGGGTGAACCCATCTATATCGGCGGTGTAGTCCGTGTCGTGCCGATCAAGGATATCAAAACGATGATTCAGAGCTTCAATGTGATCAAGCGGCAGGTGCCGGAAGCCAAGTTCTTCATTATGGGACCGTATGAGGAAGATCCGGAATACTACGAAGAATGCCGCCTGATGGTCGAGCTGCTGCAGGTCGAGGATGTCATCTTCACCGGCAGTATCAACGTCAGGGAATATATCGGACAAATGGATATCCTGCTGCTGACCAGTATCAGTGAAGGCCAGCCGCTGGCTGTGCTGGAAGGTCTGGCTGCCGGCAAGCCGATGGTTACCACCGATGTCGGCAGCTGCAAAGAACTGATCTATGGCAATAACGACGAGTTCGGGCCAGCAGGCAGCGTGGTACCGGTTATGAGCTATGAACGGATCGGGGAAGAAGTCATCCAGCTGTGCCGAAGCGAAGAACTGCGCCAGCGGATGGGCGAGAACGGCCGGAATCGTGTGCGTTCGCTGTACACCAATCACAACTTTATTACCGGTTATCAGAATTTGTATCAAACATGTGGAGGGCTTAACGGATGGCCGGTATCGGTTTCGAACTAAAAAAATTATTTGATAAAAGCGGACTGGTCAACAAGGCCAAAGCCTATACGTATTCATCTCTGATCACGATCGGTCCGATGCTGCTCTGTATCGTGATGGTTGGCGTATTCAACCGGATGCTGCGCGGAGCAGGCACGGATTATCTGAATGTCGAGCTGTTTCAGAGCTGCGTTATTTATGCGTTTATTTTCTCTTATATTGTCAGCAGTCTGATGACGATGTATCTGACACGGGTCAGTTCGGACTTTCTGAATGAGGGCTATCACAATGCCCTGCTGCCGTCACTGTATGGCAGTATCCAGATCAGTCTGGTATTCGGCGGCATCCCGGCTCTCGTGTTCCTGGTGTTCGCGGAGCTGCCGCTGTCGATCAAAGTAGGATTGTTCCTGCTGTATATGCTGCTGGTGATGATCTGGAATCAGGTAGTCTATGTATCCGCGATGAAGAATTACAAGCGTATCGTACTGGCCTTTTCCAGCGGTGCGGCGGTCTCGATTATCGTGCTGGCAATCATTCTCTATCTGACGCCACTGCGTACTGCTTCATCGGCGCTATTCGCTTTTGACGGTGGATTCCTGATTACCTGCGTCATGCTGATGATTCAGATTGAGCGTTATTTCAAGCCCGGCAAAACGGTATCGAACTTTTCTTTTCTCGCTTTTCTGCGCCGTTATCCGTCGCTGATCGCGATTGGACTGCTGAACTCGGTCGGACTGTTCGCCCATCAGTTTGTACAATGG
It encodes the following:
- a CDS encoding DUF2194 domain-containing protein — protein: MKFSFKLTTQVYAMLAFMLVMALIIQASRSDAILHMKGNQNHIQDISGIKQTNALTPEQTTALQGERQLLLLFNPKDSASVKIKNNAEHMLNYMKIRFDAIDVSAMPTDITAYDGVILTLSSLSQLPSTGWIDSYVQNGGSLLFTSMPQIDQALYQNYRKMGIIELGGYLTSTGLEMKSNVLLHNKDAKYSPELIQNGSIRVRLGSDSIVHATSDENVPLLWETPYGKGKFVVFNGSMFQEKTSRGVLSGAISLMLPDTIYPVLNVELMYIDDFPAPIPAGTNDKVYQEYHRNTSRFYKDIWWPDMLKIAAEHNLKYTGVVIQTYNNQVKPPFGAPTDADGLNLTLFGRELIKQGGEIGVHGYNHQSLTTNERIAGSFGYNAWPDRKSMSESITSVLNFIHQSFVNYKVMTYVPPSNALDADGRAALKSSWPDLKSISSVYSEDPENRSYVQEFEIADDGIAELPRISSGFMKDEFNDWATANAVTSLGVFSHFVHPDDILDPDRSHSYNWEQMRDMFEKYISQSVQQYSWLRPMTASQAAVELQKYQISEPHFVHKDNEIDGYINHFPEGSLFYVLRTDRPITTQENCKVTRIDSGSYLVEVTQDQFRIGLGDKKQ
- the pelF gene encoding GT4 family glycosyltransferase PelF, translating into MRICIVAEGSYPYVTGGVSSWIHSLARNMPEHEFVIYAIAAERKQKGQFKYTLPDNIVEVQEIFLDEYMQLEGEWGHHLRLTPEQRQSIKTLISGEGDLDWSRIFSVLCDPKLSNAANFLMSRDFFDIMSQLCEEKYEQLPFTEMFWTVRSMVLPLLLTVQKPLPQADLYHAVSTGYAGVLASLAKYLYGKPVMLTEHGIYSREREEEIIKADWVDGYFKDIWIRYFYTLSTCAYQYADEVITLFNRNREIQIELGCEADKIRIIPNGVTAEDYENLQAKAPGEPIYIGGVVRVVPIKDIKTMIQSFNVIKRQVPEAKFFIMGPYEEDPEYYEECRLMVELLQVEDVIFTGSINVREYIGQMDILLLTSISEGQPLAVLEGLAAGKPMVTTDVGSCKELIYGNNDEFGPAGSVVPVMSYERIGEEVIQLCRSEELRQRMGENGRNRVRSLYTNHNFITGYQNLYQTCGGLNGWPVSVSN
- the pelG gene encoding exopolysaccharide Pel transporter PelG; the encoded protein is MAGIGFELKKLFDKSGLVNKAKAYTYSSLITIGPMLLCIVMVGVFNRMLRGAGTDYLNVELFQSCVIYAFIFSYIVSSLMTMYLTRVSSDFLNEGYHNALLPSLYGSIQISLVFGGIPALVFLVFAELPLSIKVGLFLLYMLLVMIWNQVVYVSAMKNYKRIVLAFSSGAAVSIIVLAIILYLTPLRTASSALFAFDGGFLITCVMLMIQIERYFKPGKTVSNFSFLAFLRRYPSLIAIGLLNSVGLFAHQFVQWAGPAGVQVSGAFLMAPQYDVAVFCAFLSAVPTLIVFVVSLETSFYPKFRNYYDFILSKGSILDINRARNEMYQVLGQQFTLIMGIQMIFSIISIAIGIRFLPLIGFTSTQVDLFNILVIGYFAYIIYNVLALVLLYFDDRKGVLWLAIAFLAMNTLFTVISLWANDQGFSFFAASFVTLIAALARIVYVLNHINYYTFSAQPLVARKTENRFGPLLKR